In the Gossypium arboreum isolate Shixiya-1 chromosome 10, ASM2569848v2, whole genome shotgun sequence genome, one interval contains:
- the LOC108453619 gene encoding alkaline ceramidase-like, with translation MEGGLSSFWGPVTAAEWCEKNYVYSSYIAEFFNTISNVPCILLALIGLINALRQRFEKRFSVLHVSNMILAIGSMLYHSTLQHMQQQGDETPMVWEMLLYFYILYSPDWHYRSTMPTFLFLYGVGFAIVHALLRFGIGFKVHYVILCLLCIPRMYKYYIYTEDASAKRLAKLYVATLFLGSICWLADRLFCKEISSWYFNPQGHALWHVLMGFNSYFANTFLMFCRAQQREWDPKVVHFLGFFPYVKIQKPKSQ, from the exons ATGGAAGGTGGATTGTCTAGCTTCTGGGGTCCTGTCACAGCTGCTGAGTGGTGTGAGAAAAACTATGTTTACTCATCTTACATTGCAGAGTTTTTCAACACAATATCCAATGTCCCATGTATTCTTTTGGCACTCATTGGCCTTATAAATGCGTTAAGACAACGATTTGAGAAGAGATTTAGTGTCCTTCACGTATCTAACATGATACTTGCCATTGGAAGCATGCTATACCATTCCACACTGCAACATAT gCAACAGCAAGGTGATGAAACACCGATGGTATGGGAAATGCTTCTATACTTTTACATCCTCTACTCACCAGATTGGCACTATCGAAGCACAATGCCTACTTTCCTGTTCCTTTATGGAGTTGGATTTGCAATAGTCCATGCTCTCTTACGCTTTGGAATTGGCTTCAAGGTGCATTATGTCATTCTCTGCCTTCTCTGCATCCCTCGCATGTACAAATACTACATCTACACTGAAGATGCCTCTGCAAAGCGACTAGCAAAGTTATATGTAGCAACATTATTCCTGGGGAGTATTTGTTGGCTTGCCGACAGGTTGTTCTGCAAGGAGATATCTAGTTGGTACTTCAACCCTCAGGGTCATGCGCTTTGGCATGTCTTGATGGGCTTCAATTCATATTTCGCCAACACATTTCTGATGTTTTGTCGTGCTCAGCAGCGAGAATGGGACCCAAAAGTTGTTCACTTCTTGGGATTTTTCCCATACGTTAAGATTCAAAAACCAAAGAGCCAGTAA